The Caldanaerobius fijiensis DSM 17918 genome includes a region encoding these proteins:
- a CDS encoding recombinase family protein, with protein sequence MFDRLGRRDDETPFIVEYFNSIGVEVWSTVEGKQEFSSHVDKLINYIRFWQANGESQKTSIRVDTKHKQMIKEGLYRGGAVPFGYKLVGTGEYGKKGNELHKLAINEEEAKVVRKIFELIYHEGYGTHRIAQYLNDNNIPTRNGKKWGSTTINNIIRNPIYNGYLSYGKTSQKSGAVHRRSKDEWLLSNQISELKIIPDEMWEKVHEIRKSRSPFAVKNPEKEVLLVRPPSYGTLLFTGYIYCGYCGSSLSTTYHCKEWKRKDGTVRRTIIGKYRCNGKLLNKTKCKGQTTYGQKKIEGLVLKQVYKYLDNLEKVDFSHEIEKYKRELLREKEEEINKLQKANEENYKDLDLLNNEILKSLKGQSNFSPDRLSKLIEEKEKEIKDIDSKIEQLQKELQSKQLEVNDMIELKNTIPVWKEVFEKASISKKKMMLSQIIDKIVVYRDKIDVHVKIHLNQFINTSRIDIFGDVNKTMLGEH encoded by the coding sequence ATGTTTGATAGGTTAGGAAGACGAGATGATGAAACTCCATTTATTGTAGAATATTTTAACAGTATCGGAGTTGAAGTTTGGTCTACTGTGGAAGGAAAACAAGAATTTAGCAGTCATGTAGATAAGCTAATAAATTATATTAGATTTTGGCAGGCAAATGGAGAAAGTCAAAAGACCTCTATACGAGTTGATACTAAACATAAACAAATGATAAAAGAAGGTTTATATAGAGGCGGAGCTGTTCCGTTTGGATATAAATTAGTAGGTACAGGTGAATACGGAAAAAAGGGAAATGAATTACATAAACTTGCTATAAATGAGGAAGAAGCTAAAGTAGTGAGAAAAATTTTTGAACTTATTTATCATGAAGGATATGGTACACATAGAATTGCTCAATACCTCAACGATAATAATATACCAACACGTAATGGTAAGAAATGGGGTTCAACAACAATTAACAATATTATTAGAAACCCTATATACAATGGTTATTTATCATACGGAAAAACTTCCCAAAAATCAGGAGCAGTTCATAGAAGAAGTAAAGATGAATGGCTACTTTCTAACCAAATTTCAGAATTGAAAATTATTCCTGATGAAATGTGGGAAAAAGTGCATGAGATTAGAAAAAGTAGAAGTCCTTTTGCTGTTAAAAATCCAGAAAAAGAAGTTTTACTTGTCCGCCCACCATCTTATGGTACATTGTTATTTACTGGATATATTTATTGCGGATATTGTGGTTCTTCTTTATCAACAACTTATCATTGTAAAGAATGGAAAAGAAAAGATGGAACGGTGAGGAGGACAATCATTGGTAAATATAGATGTAATGGAAAACTATTAAATAAAACTAAATGTAAAGGACAAACAACTTATGGACAAAAGAAAATTGAAGGATTAGTTTTAAAACAAGTTTATAAATATTTAGATAATTTAGAGAAAGTTGATTTCTCTCATGAGATTGAAAAATACAAAAGAGAATTACTTAGAGAGAAAGAAGAAGAAATAAATAAGCTACAAAAAGCGAATGAAGAAAATTATAAAGATTTAGATTTGTTAAACAATGAAATACTTAAAAGTCTAAAAGGACAAAGTAATTTCTCGCCAGATAGGCTTAGTAAATTAATAGAAGAAAAAGAAAAAGAGATAAAAGATATAGACAGTAAAATAGAACAATTACAAAAAGAACTGCAAAGCAAACAGCTGGAAGTTAATGATATGATTGAATTAAAGAATACTATCCCTGTTTGGAAAGAAGTTTTTGAAAAGGCAAGTATAAGTAAAAAGAAAATGATGCTTTCACAAATCATAGATAAGATAGTAGTATATAGAGATAAGATTGATGTTCACGTTAAAATACATTTAAATCAGTTTATCAATACCTCGAGAATTGATATTTTTGGTGATGTTAACAAGACAATGCTGGGAGAGCACTAG
- a CDS encoding cupin domain-containing protein, translated as MFKRAHDMEVELRNQMRGGNGTVKITHIFNKDELPEKSRLLAHLTLEKGCSIGFHEHVNETEIFYFLRGEGIVNDNGQVYKVAAGDAVKTGNGAGHSVENTGEEPLEFIAVIILEDANI; from the coding sequence ATGTTCAAACGGGCCCATGATATGGAAGTTGAACTGAGAAACCAGATGCGAGGAGGCAACGGTACTGTAAAAATAACACATATCTTTAACAAAGATGAATTACCAGAAAAAAGCCGTTTACTGGCACATCTAACTTTAGAAAAAGGCTGCTCCATCGGATTTCATGAGCATGTAAATGAGACAGAAATATTTTATTTTTTACGAGGTGAAGGTATAGTTAACGACAACGGCCAAGTCTATAAGGTAGCAGCTGGCGACGCCGTTAAAACGGGAAACGGAGCGGGTCACTCTGTTGAAAATACCGGAGAAGAGCCACTGGAATTTATTGCCGTCATTATATTAGAAGATGCAAACATCTGA
- a CDS encoding M48 family metallopeptidase produces MDNFNLFKFNRYWTLLISIAFIFFLLYLYYTLFPGNISPDVYRYFTPAEVAKAREYHKINRLLYIFSFLIDAVFFIWLVFGNGAVKISLLTEKLSSGHYYLNVSLFFIILWLILKVISLPYSLYSYLLDASLGFSTQSITAWCLDYLKNSILDVIISYLGVILFFYAANKWRYSWWLPASVFLSIMLFIQNLIWPYVIAPLFNKFTPVKDPAVLKMVEEISKNAGININRVEVMDASRRTTRANAYFYGFGKNRRIVLYDTLLNKYPKDEIKAVIAHEAAHWKENHVLKSLLIGIIGIFIALFILHQLLKSTLIWPHGKKIAVASLALVYLSLILIGFDSNPIQNYISRKMEQQADLLSVSFLHAKQPVIKLQVDLAKKSLSDVEPPDFIEWFSYTHPSTMHRIQYVEKSKILSQ; encoded by the coding sequence ATGGATAATTTTAATCTCTTTAAATTTAACAGATACTGGACATTATTAATATCAATTGCCTTTATTTTTTTTCTGTTATATCTTTATTACACATTATTTCCGGGTAATATATCTCCTGATGTATATAGATACTTTACGCCAGCTGAAGTCGCCAAAGCGCGAGAATACCATAAAATTAATAGATTGTTATACATATTTTCATTTTTAATCGATGCCGTTTTTTTCATTTGGCTCGTGTTTGGAAATGGAGCAGTTAAAATATCTCTTTTAACGGAAAAGCTATCATCAGGACATTACTACCTAAACGTAAGCCTATTTTTTATAATTTTATGGCTAATATTAAAAGTAATATCTTTGCCTTATAGCCTATACAGCTACCTCTTAGATGCCAGCTTGGGGTTTTCCACCCAAAGCATTACAGCGTGGTGCCTTGACTATCTAAAAAATTCGATATTAGATGTGATCATCTCTTATTTAGGTGTCATATTATTTTTCTACGCTGCAAACAAATGGAGGTATTCCTGGTGGCTTCCCGCTTCTGTATTTCTATCTATAATGCTGTTTATTCAAAATTTAATATGGCCATATGTGATTGCTCCTTTATTTAACAAATTTACGCCGGTAAAAGATCCTGCAGTACTAAAGATGGTAGAAGAAATCTCAAAAAATGCCGGTATAAATATTAATAGAGTGGAAGTGATGGATGCCAGCAGACGAACGACACGGGCCAACGCGTACTTTTATGGTTTTGGGAAAAATAGGAGGATAGTACTCTACGATACACTCCTAAATAAGTATCCAAAAGATGAAATCAAAGCCGTGATCGCCCATGAAGCAGCTCATTGGAAGGAGAATCATGTGCTAAAAAGCCTACTAATAGGGATAATAGGAATTTTTATCGCCTTATTTATACTACATCAATTGCTAAAAAGTACATTGATATGGCCCCACGGCAAAAAGATTGCTGTAGCCTCATTAGCTCTGGTATATTTATCTTTAATATTAATAGGTTTTGATTCCAACCCAATACAAAATTATATCTCACGAAAAATGGAACAACAAGCAGATCTGTTGTCCGTTAGTTTCCTACATGCTAAACAGCCTGTCATCAAATTACAAGTAGACCTGGCCAAGAAAAGTCTTTCAGATGTGGAACCTCCAGATTTTATTGAGTGGTTTTCGTACACGCATCCCAGTACAATGCACCGCATCCAATACGTTGAAAAATCTAAAATCCTATCACAATAG
- the ychF gene encoding redox-regulated ATPase YchF, which yields MQIGIVGLPNVGKSTLFNAITKAGAECANYPFCTIEPNVGTVAVPDHRLNELAAMVNPAKIIPATVEFVDIAGLVRGASKGEGLGNKFLSHIREVEAIAHVVRCFEDPDIVHVEGNIDPIRDVETINLELILADLEVIERRLEKAKKMSKSGDKQYILETEIIERIKNQLEAEKPVRSMEFSDDEKVFVRQLQLLTYKPVIYVANVSEDDLLEENQYVKRLKEYAQKENSEVIVICAKIEAELADLPDDEKEEFLKELGLSEPGLNKLIRTGYRILGLINYFTAGPKEVHAWTIKKGTKAPEAAGKIHSDFEKGFIRAEVIGYNDLISAGSPAAAKEKGLMRLEGKDYVVQDGDVIVFRFNV from the coding sequence ATGCAAATCGGAATTGTTGGTCTACCAAATGTTGGTAAGAGCACGCTTTTTAATGCTATAACAAAAGCCGGCGCTGAATGCGCTAATTACCCTTTTTGTACTATAGAACCAAATGTGGGAACAGTAGCGGTTCCTGATCATAGATTAAATGAACTGGCTGCAATGGTTAATCCTGCCAAAATCATTCCAGCCACTGTAGAGTTTGTGGATATAGCTGGTCTAGTTCGAGGCGCCAGCAAAGGAGAAGGTTTGGGCAATAAATTTTTATCGCATATAAGAGAAGTTGAAGCGATCGCTCATGTAGTCCGATGTTTTGAAGATCCCGATATAGTTCATGTGGAAGGAAATATAGATCCCATTAGAGACGTAGAAACGATAAACCTGGAACTTATATTAGCGGATCTAGAAGTCATAGAAAGGCGTCTGGAAAAAGCTAAAAAAATGTCCAAATCAGGTGATAAGCAATATATCCTTGAGACCGAAATCATCGAAAGGATAAAAAATCAACTGGAAGCAGAAAAACCCGTAAGGTCAATGGAGTTCAGCGATGACGAAAAAGTTTTTGTGAGGCAATTACAGCTTTTAACCTATAAACCAGTGATATATGTAGCCAATGTCTCAGAAGATGACCTATTAGAAGAAAACCAGTACGTCAAGCGTTTAAAAGAATATGCCCAAAAAGAAAACTCAGAGGTAATAGTTATATGCGCTAAAATTGAAGCTGAATTGGCCGATCTACCTGACGACGAAAAAGAAGAATTTTTAAAAGAGCTAGGATTGTCAGAGCCTGGACTAAATAAGTTGATAAGGACAGGATATAGAATTCTAGGACTGATTAACTACTTTACAGCAGGCCCAAAAGAAGTACATGCGTGGACGATAAAAAAAGGTACAAAAGCGCCAGAAGCAGCCGGTAAAATACACTCAGATTTTGAAAAAGGCTTTATAAGGGCAGAAGTAATAGGATACAATGACCTTATCTCGGCTGGCTCACCAGCTGCAGCAAAAGAAAAAGGCCTGATGCGCCTTGAAGGCAAAGATTATGTTGTGCAGGATGGAGACGTGATCGTATTTAGGTTTAATGTATAG
- a CDS encoding glycerophosphodiester phosphodiesterase, with protein sequence MGRKFPLITAHTGCMDTPDNTIESALVGLESGADFIEVDVRSTKDKVAFLAHDYRIMSNDGKILNVYDLTLEELKVISRESNNEIALLDDVLDMVRSYDKRINLDLKGPFAAEAMVKSIKKMNVRDRVVISGCGYELVYYLKHIYPDLDFYLNADDFYFFEQFNEQNVRNALSASCIGINLEYQKCNPRLIEIAKENSLLISVWTVDDEDNMKKMIEMGVDSITTRNVPALLRLKNMLG encoded by the coding sequence ATGGGTAGAAAATTTCCTTTGATAACAGCTCATACAGGATGTATGGATACACCCGATAATACTATAGAGTCTGCTCTGGTGGGACTTGAGTCAGGAGCGGATTTTATAGAGGTTGATGTTCGTTCTACTAAAGATAAAGTTGCTTTTTTGGCTCATGATTATAGAATAATGTCTAATGATGGAAAAATACTAAATGTTTATGATTTGACACTAGAAGAATTAAAAGTAATTAGTAGAGAAAGTAATAATGAAATTGCTCTTCTGGATGACGTGTTGGATATGGTTCGATCTTATGACAAAAGAATTAATCTGGATTTAAAAGGACCGTTTGCTGCTGAAGCAATGGTAAAATCAATTAAAAAAATGAATGTGAGAGATCGAGTGGTTATCTCCGGATGTGGTTATGAGCTGGTATATTATTTGAAGCATATTTATCCTGATCTGGACTTTTATTTAAATGCTGATGATTTTTACTTTTTCGAACAATTCAACGAACAAAATGTAAGAAATGCTTTGTCGGCTTCATGTATCGGAATTAATCTGGAGTATCAAAAATGTAATCCTCGTCTTATAGAAATAGCGAAAGAAAACTCATTACTTATATCTGTGTGGACGGTTGACGACGAAGATAATATGAAGAAGATGATAGAGATGGGTGTAGATTCTATTACAACGAGAAATGTACCAGCATTATTAAGACTAAAGAACATGTTGGGCTAA
- a CDS encoding GNAT family N-acetyltransferase, producing the protein MDLVIRRAKIEDVPWIMEIYNEAILSSFATFDVEPKTLEDRKEWFLSHGDDYPIFVAELNGNIVGWASISRFRDRYAYRYTVEDSIYIKKDYRGMGIGTELLKTLINAAKELGYHTIVGVISSQNVESINLHKKLGFEITGVCKEVGYKFDQWIDVIYMQIML; encoded by the coding sequence ATGGATTTAGTTATAAGGAGAGCAAAAATAGAAGATGTGCCGTGGATTATGGAGATTTATAATGAGGCGATTTTATCGTCTTTTGCGACGTTTGATGTGGAACCTAAGACACTGGAGGATAGAAAGGAATGGTTTCTATCCCATGGCGATGATTATCCGATATTTGTAGCAGAGTTAAATGGAAATATTGTAGGCTGGGCCAGTATAAGCAGATTTAGAGATAGATACGCGTATAGATATACAGTAGAAGATTCTATTTATATTAAAAAAGATTATAGAGGTATGGGCATAGGGACTGAATTACTAAAAACACTCATAAATGCTGCAAAAGAATTGGGTTATCATACGATTGTGGGTGTTATTTCATCTCAAAATGTGGAAAGTATCAATTTACATAAAAAATTAGGCTTTGAGATTACGGGTGTGTGCAAAGAAGTAGGATATAAATTTGATCAATGGATAGATGTAATTTATATGCAGATTATGTTATGA
- a CDS encoding prolipoprotein diacylglyceryl transferase — protein sequence MELPLNPIAFHIGPIAVHWYGIFMAISIGIGMYYLYKKAIANGYDDDFITNLLLLVVICGVIGARLMFVLTNTPQWFINDPLQILKVYQGGLSWHGAVLGGFLAGLWYCRKKGKRINPLEDYAVVGLAVGNILVRIGNIFNHEVLGRTTIFAFRRWPDQLIGVSIGIILLIRYFYLQKKGVPEGYQFWSFIFYYQLIRGVVEETFKDTPLLLPIYYNRALGIGLLTTTQVVTPFILLLAYWMMVRVKKDAQIPN from the coding sequence ATGGAGTTACCTTTGAATCCTATAGCTTTTCATATAGGCCCGATAGCTGTCCATTGGTATGGCATTTTTATGGCAATATCCATAGGCATTGGTATGTATTATCTATATAAAAAAGCTATTGCCAATGGCTACGATGATGACTTTATAACCAATCTTCTCCTACTGGTTGTAATATGTGGTGTTATAGGCGCAAGATTGATGTTTGTGCTAACAAATACACCTCAATGGTTTATAAATGATCCCCTTCAGATATTAAAAGTATATCAAGGTGGGCTTTCATGGCATGGCGCCGTATTGGGAGGATTTTTAGCAGGCCTTTGGTATTGTAGAAAGAAAGGGAAAAGGATTAACCCTTTAGAAGACTATGCTGTGGTAGGTCTTGCGGTAGGGAATATACTTGTTAGGATTGGCAATATATTTAACCACGAGGTTTTAGGGAGAACAACAATATTTGCTTTTAGAAGATGGCCTGATCAACTGATTGGCGTATCTATTGGTATTATTTTATTGATAAGGTATTTTTATTTGCAAAAGAAAGGAGTTCCTGAAGGATATCAGTTCTGGTCTTTTATATTTTACTATCAATTGATAAGAGGAGTTGTTGAAGAGACCTTTAAGGATACGCCACTGCTATTGCCGATTTATTACAACAGAGCCTTAGGAATTGGATTGCTTACTACCACTCAGGTGGTTACACCGTTCATACTTTTACTTGCTTATTGGATGATGGTAAGGGTGAAGAAGGATGCTCAAATACCAAATTAA
- a CDS encoding recombinase family protein, whose translation MEIKRVACLYRVSTTKQLDDNDIPMQKKACREFIAKQDGWVLVKEYEEKGVSGYKISAHERDKLQ comes from the coding sequence ATGGAAATAAAGAGAGTAGCTTGTTTGTATAGAGTATCTACAACTAAACAGCTAGATGATAATGATATACCTATGCAGAAAAAAGCGTGTAGAGAATTTATAGCTAAACAAGATGGGTGGGTATTAGTAAAAGAATATGAAGAAAAAGGTGTGAGTGGTTATAAAATATCGGCTCATGAAAGAGATAAATTACAATAA
- the smpB gene encoding SsrA-binding protein SmpB — MAEDNIKIIAENRKAYHDYFIEERYEAGIVLAGTEVKSIRAGRVNLKDSFARVEDNEVWLYNMHVSPYEKGNIYNKDPLRTRKLLLNRHEINKLAGYVQKGGYTLVPLKIYLKRGLVKIELAVAKGKKIYDKRDVIAKKTAQREMEKEFKVRNIGM; from the coding sequence ATGGCGGAAGACAATATAAAGATTATAGCAGAAAACAGAAAAGCTTATCATGATTATTTCATAGAAGAAAGATATGAGGCTGGTATAGTACTTGCAGGTACGGAAGTAAAATCTATAAGAGCAGGTAGGGTTAATTTAAAAGATAGCTTTGCAAGGGTAGAGGACAATGAGGTTTGGTTGTATAATATGCATGTAAGCCCATATGAAAAGGGCAATATATACAATAAGGATCCGCTGCGCACCCGTAAATTGCTTTTAAACAGGCATGAGATAAATAAACTGGCGGGATATGTGCAAAAAGGCGGTTATACTCTTGTACCACTTAAGATATATTTAAAGCGTGGTCTTGTAAAGATTGAACTGGCTGTAGCAAAAGGCAAAAAGATTTATGATAAAAGAGATGTGATAGCAAAGAAAACGGCTCAAAGGGAAATGGAAAAAGAATTTAAAGTTCGCAATATAGGAATGTGA
- a CDS encoding YhcN/YlaJ family sporulation lipoprotein: MKKIKNFSMLLLILFIFSAISLGCTSAARKPTPARPTKVTPRAITPRTTPTRPAPTPPRATNTQAARANRIAAAVAKLPNVNRATVVITGNTALVGIDMKGHVEKTGITKVKKEVEKTVKTTDKAIKNVSVTADPDLYNRINSIAAEIARGKPVSGFAREISEILRRITPSK, from the coding sequence ATGAAAAAGATAAAAAATTTCAGTATGCTTTTGTTGATATTGTTTATATTTTCAGCGATTTCTTTGGGATGCACATCGGCTGCAAGAAAACCGACACCAGCCAGACCCACTAAAGTTACACCCAGAGCTATTACCCCGCGTACGACTCCTACTAGGCCAGCACCAACGCCACCCAGAGCAACTAATACTCAAGCAGCTAGAGCAAATCGGATAGCAGCTGCAGTAGCAAAATTGCCCAATGTAAACAGAGCTACGGTTGTTATTACTGGAAATACTGCATTGGTCGGAATTGATATGAAAGGACATGTTGAGAAGACAGGAATCACAAAGGTAAAAAAAGAAGTGGAAAAAACTGTTAAAACAACCGATAAAGCTATTAAAAATGTAAGTGTAACAGCAGATCCAGACTTGTATAACAGGATAAATAGCATTGCAGCTGAGATAGCCAGGGGCAAACCTGTATCAGGATTTGCTAGGGAGATTTCAGAAATCCTCAGGCGTATAACACCATCTAAATAG
- a CDS encoding CehA/McbA family metallohydrolase — MKYWIPCELHTHTTHSDGRQSLMELAEKAKKEEIRCIALTDHNTISGNSDKYNVMKQTGVHIISGLEWTTFYGHMVILGVKRYEDWRNIEIDNIDASIEKIHDHGAIVGIAHPFRIGSPLCTGCYWEYKVKDWNNIDYIEVMSSDVLKDKSSNMRTLDFWTDLLNQGFRPTAVYGRDWHSGGNAEKNVAVTYLGIDTLNGDFDSAVLNAIANGAAVVTSGPLLLMECKLKNVNKIYTIGETIQLEKSDGCIDIDVSIDFTVRKDQWRLGENMTLSIVSNKGEIARVPVDVNRPNFSFDVLHTGIKWIRAELYGFIDEQQLLIALTNPIYFKM, encoded by the coding sequence ATGAAATATTGGATTCCTTGTGAACTTCATACCCATACCACCCATAGTGATGGAAGACAAAGTTTGATGGAGCTTGCAGAAAAAGCAAAAAAAGAGGAGATAAGATGCATTGCTTTAACAGATCACAATACGATTTCGGGAAATAGTGATAAGTATAATGTTATGAAACAAACCGGTGTACACATTATAAGCGGTTTGGAATGGACGACATTTTATGGGCATATGGTTATCCTAGGAGTAAAGAGGTATGAAGATTGGAGAAATATAGAGATAGATAATATTGATGCGAGTATAGAAAAAATACATGATCATGGTGCAATAGTAGGTATTGCTCACCCTTTTCGTATTGGAAGCCCGCTGTGTACTGGATGTTATTGGGAATATAAAGTAAAAGATTGGAACAACATTGATTATATTGAGGTTATGTCGAGTGATGTTTTAAAAGACAAGTCAAGCAACATGAGAACTTTGGATTTTTGGACTGATTTATTGAATCAAGGCTTTCGCCCGACTGCTGTTTACGGTCGTGATTGGCATTCTGGTGGAAATGCCGAAAAAAATGTTGCTGTGACATATCTAGGAATTGATACGTTAAATGGGGATTTTGATTCCGCTGTATTGAATGCGATAGCTAATGGTGCTGCAGTGGTTACATCAGGTCCTTTACTGTTGATGGAGTGCAAATTAAAAAATGTAAATAAGATTTATACGATAGGAGAGACGATACAGCTAGAAAAATCGGATGGATGTATTGATATAGATGTAAGCATAGATTTTACCGTTAGAAAAGATCAATGGAGATTAGGTGAAAATATGACTTTATCAATTGTAAGCAATAAAGGTGAAATTGCTAGAGTTCCTGTTGATGTGAATAGACCCAATTTTTCATTTGATGTATTACATACAGGCATTAAGTGGATAAGAGCAGAATTGTACGGATTCATTGATGAACAGCAATTGCTTATTGCACTTACTAATCCTATATATTTTAAAATGTGA
- a CDS encoding phosphatase PAP2 family protein: MQVELLKIIQSIHSPIFDVLFVCITYLGSEFFYFAFITYFYWHVNKRFGLKLGLVFLASVYLNTIFKELTAIKRPIGYPGIRSLAVSTAGGYSFPSGHAQHATAFWGIIACYYKSRKWDIIAIALIAAVSFSRLYLGVHWPLDVVGGIAIGLALVYVSLKAERFYYRLSIKKSFNIVCKMMISIVVPVLLLLIFRHHDILIAMGTMSGMLFGYFVEAEYIGYEAGNMQVHTKIITYLLGISGLFIIYIGLSIMPFKTPFFTYMKYFILGVYITLFVPYVYKRITG, translated from the coding sequence TTGCAGGTTGAACTTTTAAAGATCATCCAGTCAATACATAGTCCGATTTTTGATGTTCTATTTGTTTGCATTACCTATTTAGGTAGTGAATTTTTTTATTTCGCTTTTATTACATATTTTTACTGGCATGTAAATAAAAGATTCGGATTAAAACTAGGGCTGGTGTTTCTTGCATCAGTATATTTGAACACGATTTTCAAAGAATTAACAGCAATAAAAAGACCTATTGGTTATCCCGGTATTCGTTCGTTAGCTGTGTCTACTGCAGGAGGATATTCTTTTCCCAGCGGCCATGCTCAACATGCCACGGCATTTTGGGGCATTATAGCATGTTATTATAAGTCCAGGAAATGGGATATAATAGCAATAGCGCTAATTGCAGCGGTTTCATTTTCACGATTGTATCTAGGGGTACATTGGCCTTTAGACGTAGTAGGCGGTATTGCTATAGGTCTTGCGCTAGTATATGTTTCATTAAAAGCTGAACGATTTTATTATCGGTTGTCTATTAAAAAAAGCTTTAACATCGTATGCAAAATGATGATTTCTATTGTTGTTCCTGTCCTGTTGCTTTTAATATTCCGGCACCATGATATATTGATTGCAATGGGGACGATGTCAGGTATGCTTTTTGGGTATTTTGTAGAGGCAGAATATATTGGATATGAAGCGGGAAATATGCAGGTACATACGAAGATTATAACGTATCTATTGGGAATTTCAGGTCTTTTTATAATATATATTGGATTGAGTATCATGCCCTTCAAAACGCCTTTTTTTACATATATGAAATATTTTATATTAGGGGTATATATAACCCTGTTTGTTCCGTATGTGTACAAGAGAATAACGGGATAA